From a region of the Leptidea sinapis chromosome 6, ilLepSina1.1, whole genome shotgun sequence genome:
- the LOC126964860 gene encoding uncharacterized protein LOC126964860 isoform X1, with amino-acid sequence MEQMYLIEILIDKVTIFASEEDETSTANKNLIIKVKFGPKVEFIIKEGQLAVNDDKKDDVIECDENDRKKWSRTVRVGKSYLFPSYPDTILMILSKFPLEIEIWNDDENEVDIFIGVGTMQWDTEFFHMLKDSSDAHKLHEPLTIKQEIPLFGECYCKRVGEISFILRLSALGDSIITEFQQLMTDPDAFVFRTNKAPSMFQCHRIEGDDPNFCMVGSLYETTTLEDPTTTENANTTIEVCTQLESCGVGEKDGDYTCMQEEGTSEPQKKYPIQKIRMGDIMGPCGNANCPLAHKIKTYIRNLDSYKKQALDYVTGNKDDSNKKVCGSCCCKDERWHREDCPEKLEKEGKQGKVVCSGCGGLSQAGETCEERKKKMFGTGATPRPSQTQVSYVFSVTKLTESKKSAFGTNYTVENVTVNYDFQSHGATSGILQKNTNKPLVYNVEFGESSNSKRKIPVNCCTETGNDNDCKCSPPKPSPPCKTFDCSCIQDTIDIAARKAHKPYCPQYKHRVNCPVNLLNEDEEKKEEEEDEVEPLPYGLPRIKLGPCPILGRPCSVPDGFARMYKTAAQQPLPPSYSDAGKVCCSKEYERIKKAIKEYMKNEKDDDFRCINKFNVDTERRCCDKEQVLLALMGKGCCGAHKLAIQEEFKDKNKK; translated from the coding sequence ATGGAACAAATGTACCTGATTGAGATATTGATAGACAAGGTCACAATATTCGCATCAGAAGAGGATGAAACGAGTACTGCTAATAAGAACCtgataattaaagtaaaatttgGGCCCAAagttgaatttataataaaagaggGCCAATTGGCTGTCAACGATGATAAAAAGGATGACGTAATTGAATGTGATGAAAATGATCGAAAGAAGTGGTCACGAACTGTTAGAGTTGGGAAATCTTATTTATTCCCTTCATATCCTGATACGATTCTAATGATTCTCAGCAAATTTCCCCTTGAAATTGAAATATGGAATGATGACGAAAATGAAGTTGATATCTTTATAGGCGTTGGTACAATGCAGTGGGATACTGAATTTTTCCATATGTTAAAAGATAGCTCAGATGCTCACAAACTGCATGAACCGCTAACAATCAAACAGGAAATACCATTATTCGGTGAATGTTACTGTAAACGAGTTGgtgaaatatcatttattttgagATTGAGTGCATTAGGGGATAGTATTATTACAGAATTTCAACAACTCATGACAGATCCAGACGCCTTCGTGTTTAGAACAAATAAAGCTCCGAGTATGTTTCAATGTCATAGAATTGAAGGTGATGATCCGAACTTTTGTATGGTTGGTAGTTTGTATGAAACTACAACTCTAGAAGATCCAACTACAACGGAGAATGCAAATACTACTATCGAAGTTTGTACTCAACTTGAAAGTTGTGGTGTTGGAGAAAAGGACGGTGATTATACCTGCATGCAGGAAGAAGGTACATCAGAGCCCCAAAAGAAGTATCCAATACAAAAAATTAGAATGGGTGACATAATGGGCCCATGTGGTAATGCTAATTGTCCTTTGGCACACAagattaaaacttatataagaAACTTAGATAGCTATAAAAAGCAAGCACTAGATTATGTGACAGGAAATAAAGATGATTCAAATAAAAAGGTTTGTGGCTCTTGCTGCTGCAAGGATGAGCGATGGCATAGAGAAGATTGTCCTGAGAAATTGGAAAAAGAGGGCAAGCAAGGTAAAGTTGTATGCTCAGGATGTGGTGGACTATCACAAGCAGGAGAAACTTGtgaagaaagaaaaaagaaaatgttcGGAACGGGTGCTACACCAAGGCCATCTCAAACACAGGTTTCTTACGTATTTAGCGTCACCAAACTGACCGAATCAAAAAAATCTGCTTTCGGTACTAATTATACAGTTGAAAATGTCACAGTGAATTATGACTTTCAATCACACGGTGCCACTTCCGGTATCCTTcagaaaaatacaaacaaaccTTTAGTATATAATGTCGAATTTGGGGAATCATCTAACTCCAAACGGAAAATCCCAGTTAATTGTTGTACTGAAACTGGAAATGATAATGACTGTAAATGTAGTCCACCAAAACCGTCACCACCTTGTAAGACATTTGATTGCTCCTGCATACAGGATACTATAGATATTGCTGCCCGAAAAGCACATAAACCATACTGTCCCCAATATAAACATAGAGTCAACTGTCCCGTCAATCTGTTGAACGAAGATGAAGAGAAGAAGGAAGAGGAAGAAGATGAAGTCGAACCCCTTCCATATGGGCTACCTCGAATAAAGCTGGGTCCTTGCCCTATCTTGGGACGACCGTGCTCAGTACCAGATGGCTTTgcaagaatgtacaaaacagcAGCCCAGCAACCTCTGCCACCAAGTTACAGTGACGCTGGTAAAGTTTGCTGTTCAAAGGAATATGAAAGAATTAAGAAGGCTATTAAAGAATACATGAAAAATGAAAAGGATGATGATTTCAGATGCATTAATAAATTCAATGTGGACACTGAACGAAGATGTTGCGATAAAGAGCAGGTGTTGCTCGCTCTTATGGGCAAAGGGTGTTGCGGTGCACATAAATTGGCCATTCAAGAGGAGTTTAAagacaaaaataagaaataa